In the Oncorhynchus nerka isolate Pitt River unplaced genomic scaffold, Oner_Uvic_2.0 unplaced_scaffold_1472, whole genome shotgun sequence genome, AGAGAAAAGGAACTGTGAAAAACCTCTTCCTCTTTCGTTGTCCAGATAGATCTCACAGCTCAGTAAAGATCTGGTCCAGAACTGGAAGTGATACAACAGCCGAACAGCAGTCAACCAGGAACTTACATACATATTAACATCTTAATATGAACATAATGACTTACACAGCTCTGCATATCTCTAACTGGAGCTGGTTGGGTGGTATCTTACACATTATTCTGGTCAGGTGGGTCCTTGTGGAATTATTTCAATCAAACCACATTTGTCACACACTGGAGATGTGACTGTAACTTGTGTGTTTATGGTCACATGTTAAAGAGAAAGAGGAAGTTTAAACTCACTTATAACACGCAACTTCACCTGTGTGATCAGTGTAATGTAACGTTGTTCTGTCCTGCTGGTTTCTAATCCACACCAGTAGGTCCCAGTATCATCTTCAGTCAGGTCACTGATGGTCACTGTGGAgaatctctctcttcttctcttagAAAGAGAATATCTTCTAGGTTTTTCATGATATGTATCTGATATCTTGTTTTCACAGTCAGATTCACTGTCTACTTTGCAGAAATACTTGATGTTGTCCTCATGGTCCTCTGGATAGTTGCATCTGATGGTAGCTTCTCCTCCCAGAAAGGCCGTCTCTGTGACTGACTTCTCACAGCAGTCATCTGTCAAtaggaacacacatcacaaccttagtctagtactatagactgacttctcacagcagtcatctgtcaataggaacacacaccacaaccttaGTCTAGTACTATAGACTGACTTCTCACAGCAGTCATCTGTCAATaggaacacacaccacaaccttaGTCTAGTACTATAGACTGACTTCTCACAGCAGTCATCTgtcaacaggaacacacaccacaaccttaGTCTAATACTGACTTAGTCTAATACTGACTTCTCACAGCAGTCATCTGTCAAcaggaacacacatcacaaccttagtctaatactatagactgacttctcacagcagtcatctgtcaacaggaacacacatcacaaccttagtctagtactatagactgacttctcacagcagtcatctgtcaataggaacacacaccacaaccttaGTCTAATACTATAGACTGACTTCTCACATCAGTCATCTGTCAAtaggaacacacatcacaactttAGTCTAATACTATAGACTGACTTCTCACAGCAGTCATCTGTCAAcaggaacacacatcacaaccttagtctaatactatagactgacttctcacagcagtcatctgtcaataggaacacacaccacaaccttaGTCTAGTACTATAGACTGACTTCTCACAGCAGTCATCTGTCAAtaggaacacacatcacaaccttAGTCTAGTACTATAGACGGACTTCTCACAGCAGTCATCTGTCAAtaggaacacacatcacaaccttAGTCTAGTACTATAGACGGACTTCTCACAGCAGTCATCTGTCAAtaggaacacacatcacaaccttagtctagtactatagactgacttctcacagcagtcatctgtcaataggaacacacatcacaaccttagtctagtactatagactgacttctcacagcagtcatctgtcaataggaacacacatcacaaccttagtctagtactatagactgacttctcacagcagtcatctgtcaataggaacacacatcacaaccttagtctagtactatagactgacttctcacagcagtcatctgccaataggaacacacaccacaaccttaGTCTAGTACTATAGACTGACTTCTCACAGCAGTCATCTGTCAAcaggaacacacatcacaaccttagtctaatactatagactgacttctcacagcagtcatctgtcaacaggaacacacaccacaaccttaGTCTAATACTGACTTAGTCTAATACTGACTTCTCACAGCAGTCATCTGTCAATaggaacacacaccacaaccttaGTCTAATACTGACTTCTCACAGCAGTCATCTGTCAAcaggaacacacatcacaaccttagtctaatactatagactgacttctcacagcagtcatctgtcaataggaacacacaccacaaccttaGTCTAGTACTATAGACTGACTTCTCACAGCAGTCATCTGTCAAtaggaacacacatcacaaccttAGTCTAGTACTATAGACTGACTTCTCACAGCAGTCTTCTGTCAAtaggaacacacatcacaaccttagtctaatactatagactgacttctcacagcagtcatctgtcaataggaacacacatcacaaccttagtctagtactatagactgacttctcacagcagtcatctgtcaacaggaacacacatcacaaccttagtctaatactatagactgacttctcacagcagtcatctgtcaacaggaacacacatcacaaccttAGTCTAGTACTATAGACTGACTTCATTGATTAGTGGTACTGATCATGTAATAACATATGTAGCTAAATTCATTTCATAAAGTTAAAGTAAAAGTCTCTCACCCTTCTTCACCTCCAGCTCTACCTTGGTATAACTGTCAAGTGCAGTAGGTATGTCCACTCCACACCAGTAGGTCCCTTCATCTTGTCTGGTCAGTTGTCTGATGATCACCTTGAAGTAGTTTCCTCCAGTGTTGTCATACAGAGAGAATCTACCACTGTGCTGCCAGGTGTTATTCAATCCAGTTCTGATTTGATCCTCACAACTCAAACTATAAATATAACTATACTGCCCCAAGCAGAAATATTTCTCATTACTTCTTTCTTCTGTggaataatgacagtagatgatgACAGTTCCTCCAGAGTATCCTGTCACTTTGAAGGAGCTCAAACAACCTGTCAATCAGACAAGAGAAAATACCTCTTGGTTTGGTGTTTTGTAagactaatcaaatcaaataaaatataaGTTTATTTTGTCACGtggccgaatacaaccggtgtagtagaccttacaatgaaatgcttacttacaggcccctAACCCTATGTTAGAGGAAATTGTGGTTgagatgattaattatgtatacattattaattagaaccatttattctaatactattatgttatggtatgaaaagtaaaagttattggttaatgtaactgaaaatgtaagcagaacgaattaattgtctgggCCTCTTGGGGGGTGAAAGGGGGAGCGATGCTATGgcttttcagacagataagaaatgTCTGGGAGATGTTCCAGACCTAATAAACAATGGgctcttgtgagaatcggagagagggtgggaaactgatgatgtcatattcagtttataacctgtggaaaaatgtgtatgcttcagtactctctggaattaaacgctcttacctggcttttaagactggtctcgatcaacttcatgcataattaatgaacttacacctcattaatgaattagaaacgagtgcgaaattggttttggcaattaaaacataaaggaatttagaattcctctatcacccTAACAGTGCAATTTCTAAGTAAAAAATAGGCCTTAggtaaacaatagataagtaaagatgtaaaataaaacagtaaaatgacattgaaaataacagtagcgaggctttatacattagggaggctatatacagtagggaggctatatacagtagggaggctttatacagtagggaggctatatacaggtggtac is a window encoding:
- the LOC115116977 gene encoding CMRF35-like molecule 8 isoform X3; the protein is MRILLIVILLSFMTGCLSSFKVTGYSGGTVIIYCHYSTEERSNEKYFCLGQYSYIYSLSCEDQIRTGLNNTWQHSGRFSLYDNTGGNYFKVIIRQLTRQDEGTYWCGVDIPTALDSYTKVELEVKKDDCCEKSVTETAFLGGEATIRCNYPEDHEDNIKYFCKVDSESDCENKISDTYHEKPRRYSLSKRRRERFSTVTISDLTEDDTGTYWCGLETSRTEQRYITLITQVKLRVIMMSRSPATPSSPTSSSTPGTSTYPVPSSISPSSSTSSSIPIVLVMIMVSVSLAVLVLTVILFTVYRWKCNKVQDVVCSQGPASSSRQTSSRPNTNPGNRGPGL
- the LOC115116977 gene encoding CMRF35-like molecule 8 isoform X4, which gives rise to MRILLIVILLSFMTGCLSSFKVTGYSGGTVIIYCHYSTEERSNEKYFCLGQYSYIYSLSCEDQIRTGLNNTWQHSGRFSLYDNTGGNYFKVIIRQLTRQDEGTYWCGVDIPTALDSYTKVELEVKKDDCCEKSVTETAFLGGEATIRCNYPEDHEDNIKYFCKVDSESDCENKISDTYHEKPRRYSLSKRRRERFSTVTISDLTEDDTGTYWCGLETSRTEQRYITLITQVKLRVIMMSRSPATPSSPTSSSTPGTSTYPVPSSISPSSSTSSSIPIVLVMIMVSVSLAVLVLTVILFTVYRWKCNKVQGGPGL